The Aedes aegypti strain LVP_AGWG chromosome 3, AaegL5.0 Primary Assembly, whole genome shotgun sequence genome contains a region encoding:
- the LOC5567465 gene encoding ER membrane protein complex subunit 4 isoform X2 — MSTKVANKKFKWQLDFTPRSRNSGGDIASPPGFNPSAGQTHSEVARDNDQSHLILKKSWDIALGPIKQFPMNLLIMYMSGNSISIFPIMMVVMMFIRPIKAVLSTGATFKVIEGIQATGQKFVYFLGNLVNIGLALYKCHSMGLLPTHASDWLAFADPQARLEYSGGGMSLL; from the exons ATGTCCACCAAAGTCGCCAACAAAAAGTTCAAATGGCAGCTGGATTTTACTCCCAG ATCTCGCAACAGTGGAGGAGACATTGCCTCCCCACCGGGATTTAATCCATCCGCCGGGCAGACCCACAGTGAAGTGGCCCGGGACAACGACCAAAGCCACCtgatcctgaaaaaatcctgggaTATTGCGCTGGGCCCTATTAAGCAGTTCCCGATGAACCTGCTGATAATGTACATGTCCGGGAACTCGATCAGCATCTTCCCGATCATGATGGTGGTGATGATGTTCATCCGGCCGATTAAGGCGGTTCTCTCGACGGGAGCCACGTTCAAGGTGATCGAAGGAATTCAAGCCACCGGACAGAAGTTCGTCTACTTCCTGGGCAATCTGGTGAATATCGGATTGGCTCTGTACAAGTGCCACAGTATGGGATTATTGCCGACGCATGCCTCGGATTGGTTGGCCTTTGCAGATCCACAAGCCCGGCTGGAATACTCTGGAGGTGGTATGTCACTACTGTAG
- the LOC5567465 gene encoding ER membrane protein complex subunit 4 isoform X1 translates to MSTKVANKKFKWQLDFTPSRSRNSGGDIASPPGFNPSAGQTHSEVARDNDQSHLILKKSWDIALGPIKQFPMNLLIMYMSGNSISIFPIMMVVMMFIRPIKAVLSTGATFKVIEGIQATGQKFVYFLGNLVNIGLALYKCHSMGLLPTHASDWLAFADPQARLEYSGGGMSLL, encoded by the exons ATGTCCACCAAAGTCGCCAACAAAAAGTTCAAATGGCAGCTGGATTTTACTCCCAG CAGATCTCGCAACAGTGGAGGAGACATTGCCTCCCCACCGGGATTTAATCCATCCGCCGGGCAGACCCACAGTGAAGTGGCCCGGGACAACGACCAAAGCCACCtgatcctgaaaaaatcctgggaTATTGCGCTGGGCCCTATTAAGCAGTTCCCGATGAACCTGCTGATAATGTACATGTCCGGGAACTCGATCAGCATCTTCCCGATCATGATGGTGGTGATGATGTTCATCCGGCCGATTAAGGCGGTTCTCTCGACGGGAGCCACGTTCAAGGTGATCGAAGGAATTCAAGCCACCGGACAGAAGTTCGTCTACTTCCTGGGCAATCTGGTGAATATCGGATTGGCTCTGTACAAGTGCCACAGTATGGGATTATTGCCGACGCATGCCTCGGATTGGTTGGCCTTTGCAGATCCACAAGCCCGGCTGGAATACTCTGGAGGTGGTATGTCACTACTGTAG